The genomic segment gaaatacagaccagaaaacttaaatgagaggccaactcagaaaaaggAATCATCacaatggaagaaaacattaaccagtggaatgagtatgacccttcatgggagacatcccaaccaTCTGAGCAGACAAGATAGTGACAAGGAAGCgtggagcacctgactgagagttggagaactCTTCCCAGTGTCACGTACACACAACCCAGTAAAAGTAtcagcagcaatagaacacacGTTACGTGGTATCTTATGGTGTTGTttcactaagtaccggagacagagtttaaaacagaactgatttatttgtcacagatccagaatattaaactccagtcccattaaaggtgaatatgcagtagAAGAAACttctcccatgcccagtgaccagggtgcagaactgggtgtggtgagcagcaacaATAATTGCAGAATTCATAAACTTAAAACTTTTCTGACTACAGTAGTGTGTCATAAAGTTACATACATGACTGAACACCTTCCACAgtcacagcaggtgaacagcatCTCCGCTGTGTGAACTTACTGGTGTCCCTTAGACCAAATAGATGGGTGAAACCCTTCCttcagtctgagcaggtgaatggcctctttccaATGTGTACTGCCTGGTGTGCCAataggtcggatgaccgagtgaatcccttcccacacactgagcagatgaatggcctctccccagtgtgaactcgctgatgtagctTCAGGTGgcatgattgagtgaatcctttcccacagtctaagcaggtaaatggcttctccccagtgtgaactgactggtgtgcttgtaggctagctaactgtgtgaatcccttcccacacaacgaacaggtgaatggcctctccccagtgtgaactctctgatgtaccttcagttgaaatgaccgggtgaatcccttcccacagtctgagcatgtgAACGGCCATACTACAGTGtggactgactggtgtctctggagGGTGGATGAGTGGTTGAATCCTTTCCCGCAGTCTGGGCAGTTGAACAGCCATTTCCCTGTGTGGGATGCCAGGTGTGTCTGCAGgctggataactgagtgaatctcttcccacaatctgagcaggtgaacagcctctccccagtgtgaactgactgatgtgtcagcaggtgagatgacaaagtgaatcccttcccacagtctgagcaggtgaatagcctctccccagtgtgaacttgctgatgtaccttcagttgagatgactgagtgaatctcttcccacaatccgagcagataaatggcttctccccagagtgaactgactgatgtgcttgtaggctagctaactgtgtgaatcccttcccacagtctgagcaggtgaatggcctctccccagtgtgaactcttcgatgaaccttcagttgaaatctcccaatgaatcccttcccacagtctgagcaggtgaatggccactcccctgtgtgaactgactggtgtctccgtagggtggatgagtgagtgaatcctcttccacagtctgagcaggtgaatggcttctttcCAGTGTGGGCTGTCTGGTGTGTCTGTAGgctggataactgagtgaatgtcttcccacaatccgagcaggtgaacggcctctccccagtgtgaactgactggtgtctcagtaggttagatgatgaagtgaatcccatcccacagtctgagcaggtaaacggcctctccctggtgtgaactgactggtgagccagaaggttggatgattgagagaatcccttcctacattctgagcaggtgaatggccacactccagtgtgaactgattggTGTGTCTTTAGGCCAGATGAcctagtgaatcctttcccacagtctgagcaggtgtacggccatttcccagtgtgaactgactggtgtgcctgtaggtgggatgactgagtgaatcccttcccacagtctgagcaggtgaacggcctctccctggtgtgaactgactggtgagccagaaggttggatgattgagagaatcccttcccacattctgagcaggtgaatggccacactccagtgtgaactgattggTGTGTCTTTATGCCAGATGAcctagtgaatcctttcccacagtctgagcaggtgtacggccatttcccagtgtgaactgactggtgtgcttgtaggtgggatgactgagtgaatcctttcccacactctgagcaggtgaaaggcttctccccagtgtgaatgcgctgatgtaccttcagttgacatgaccgagtgaatcccttcccacagtctgagcaggtgaacagtctGTCCGCAGTGTGAATTTGccgatgcaccttcagttgagatgacagaatgaatcccttcccacagtctgagcaggtgaatggcctctccccagtgtgaactcgctgatgtaccttcagttgagatgacagaataaatcctttcccacagtctgagcaggtaaacggcctctccgCTGTGTGAACTGCCTGGTGTGCCTGCAGGTTGGATGAGCGagcgaatctcttcccacattctgagcaggtgaacggcctctccccagtgtgaactgtttGGTGAGCTAGTAGGTTTgatgagcgagtgaatcccttcccacagtccgagcaggtgaatggccgttccctggtgtgaattcgctgatgagccattaggtcagatgatcgagtgaatccttccccacaaattcagcaggtggccagcctctgcccagtgtgaactaatTGATGTGTCCGCAGGTGGGATGACTgactaattcccttcccacatacaGAACAGTGAGTGGCCGTGCCCCAGTGTGGAATTGCTGATGGactttcagttcagatgactgagtgaatccattccaacagtgtgagcaggaaggatgattgagtgaatccctcgaTCCACTTCTTAATGGACAAGAAGGGCAACACTGGCGTGTTGTCTCTGAGATTCTGGGAGACAAATTCCTTGCCGTTCTTAACCtgtgaaaagatttacaaaatacatcagtgggtgaaggcaacatttcagatgagatcactttagtcaccaagatgtgatctgacatcacactgtgctTGGGCCCTGacgatttctgcacttgtcttccgcagagtcccagggaacaacttgtcaggccctgggaatttatccacgctaatgtgccttaagacagcaaacacccccacctctgtaatctgtacagggtccatgaagttgatgctgctttgcctcacttctatagactctgtgtccaactCCTGAAAAatagagatgcaaaaaaaaaaaaaaaaaaaaaaaaaataattaaatctcccccatctattttgtctcctcacatagattaccattctgatcgtccagagtgggcatgtttctgtactgaccttctccatgtttctgtggcagagaagctggccaaacttgactggaaggggaaactggtaggcgtgacaacagagcagcaatggctggagtttctgggagcaattcgggagctgagtgattgatacatcccaaagaagtggaagcattgtaaaggcaggaggacacaaccatggctgaaaagAGAAGCCTAAGCCAACATAATAACCAAAGAGACGGCAAACAAAAGAACAAAAAGTattaggaagcttttagaaagcaactgacgacaactaaaaaaaaaatgtcAGATGAGCTCACGGCATGAAATTATgattattgtagtcattaatgaatcTTGGtcgcacccaacagtctgaggcatttagaggaacaaaatatccggggcctcgATATCCcttaaaaaccaaggttccctgcaccagttaactTTCAACTTTTactttgacaggcacatacaaactctacaccctcaaaacttcacttctgaaggcctcccacttaccaagtactcctttgtcagaaaacagcctgtcccaaaccacacttgtcagatcctttctgataccatcaaaattgacctttctccaattgagAATTGAACCCATGGTTCAGTCTTCACTTTTTCTATATTAACTTGGAATCTCctgacattatgatcactacaTACAAAGTGTTCCGATACACTAATTTCTGTTACTAGCCCTGGATTATTTTCTAATagtttattgcacacttctatgtCGGGAATTCTACATGCTGACTtcgggcacatttgacaaactctacccatccagtccttttatatACGGGAGCCCCAGTAATCTTTGGGAATTTAAAATCGCTCACTATATGAAGCATTCTTTCTTGgcatagtctgtgatctctccacaaatttatttctctgaattcctcagattgctgggtgcaaacaagtcccagtaatggctacaatatcatattccatgccctgaggtctctggtgtcaagaaaacaacctctctctcattgtcacaaaaacaaaggagctgattgtggactacaggaagaatggagacaagTTAACCCATATTTgcaccaatggatctggggttgagagggtgaacagctttaagttcctcgtcagacacatcacagaggatctcatgtggtctgtacaacagtgcctctttcacctcagacggttgtaAGAAGTTTGAAATGCAGCCCCcaatccaaagaactttctgcagggacaca from the Mobula birostris isolate sMobBir1 chromosome 13, sMobBir1.hap1, whole genome shotgun sequence genome contains:
- the LOC140206710 gene encoding uncharacterized protein, whose amino-acid sequence is MAHQRIHTRERPFTCSDCGKGFTRSSNLLAHQTVHTGERPFTCSECGKRFARSSNLQAHQAVHTAERPFTCSDCGKGFILSSQLKVHQRVHTGERPFTCSDCGKGFILSSQLKVHRQIHTADRLFTCSDCGKGFTRSCQLKVHQRIHTGEKPFTCSECGKGFTQSSHLQAHQSVHTGKWPYTCSDCGKGFTRSSGIKTHQSVHTGVWPFTCSECGKGFSQSSNLLAHQSVHTRERPFTCSDCGKGFTQSSHLQAHQSVHTGKWPYTCSDCGKGFTRSSGLKTHQSVHTGVWPFTCSECRKGFSQSSNLLAHQSVHTRERPFTCSDCGMGFTSSSNLLRHQSVHTGERPFTCSDCGKTFTQLSSLQTHQTAHTGKKPFTCSDCGRGFTHSSTLRRHQSVHTGEWPFTCSDCGKGFIGRFQLKVHRRVHTGERPFTCSDCGKGFTQLASLQAHQSVHSGEKPFICSDCGKRFTQSSQLKVHQQVHTGERLFTCSDCGKGFTLSSHLLTHQSVHTGERLFTCSDCGKRFTQLSSLQTHLASHTGKWLFNCPDCGKGFNHSSTLQRHQSVHTVVWPFTCSDCGKGFTRSFQLKVHQRVHTGERPFTCSLCGKGFTQLASLQAHQSVHTGEKPFTCLDCGKGFTQSCHLKLHQRVHTGERPFICSVCGKGFTRSSDLLAHQAVHIGKRPFTCSD